One Bacillota bacterium genomic window carries:
- a CDS encoding hydrogenase small subunit, with protein sequence MEFVDLCRELANSDGHAMSRAVLKIADSYRTKHQQPKMPVIWLETNDSGDNNISFMNTAYPYLGQVFANMIDLLYSNTFMAAQGREALEVLYRAAEQYADQFTLVVEGAIPLKDNGIYNVIAVTDTKPITAREAVTWLGSRARYVVAIGTCASFGGPSAARPNLTGSVGVQSVLQRPVINVSGCPVNPDWFVGTLAHLLLYGVPDLDERGRPTMFYQFTIHRHCQRRSYFDRNQFARELGDIECMFSLGCVGPRTFADCPYRLWVNHVSWPVKANTPCIGCTNPDFPDGSTPFFSPLPQKSTEPAPSTLPTGKGE encoded by the coding sequence ATGGAGTTTGTGGACCTGTGCCGCGAGCTAGCCAACAGCGATGGTCATGCCATGTCGCGGGCTGTCCTTAAGATTGCAGATTCTTACCGTACAAAACATCAACAGCCCAAAATGCCGGTTATTTGGCTAGAAACAAACGACAGCGGCGACAACAACATTTCCTTTATGAACACCGCCTACCCCTATTTGGGGCAGGTGTTTGCTAATATGATTGACCTTCTATATAGCAACACTTTTATGGCCGCCCAAGGCCGCGAGGCACTGGAGGTGTTATATCGTGCCGCCGAGCAGTATGCCGATCAGTTTACGTTGGTAGTGGAAGGAGCCATACCGCTGAAAGACAACGGCATCTACAATGTTATTGCCGTGACCGATACCAAGCCCATTACCGCCCGGGAGGCCGTGACCTGGCTCGGGAGCCGGGCCCGATATGTGGTGGCCATTGGCACCTGCGCCAGCTTTGGCGGACCATCTGCGGCCCGGCCCAATCTTACCGGCAGCGTGGGGGTGCAGAGCGTTCTTCAGCGCCCAGTGATCAATGTGAGCGGGTGCCCGGTTAATCCCGACTGGTTCGTGGGAACGTTGGCCCACCTGCTACTTTACGGTGTACCGGACCTTGACGAGCGCGGACGTCCTACAATGTTTTACCAATTCACCATTCACCGGCACTGTCAGCGTCGCTCCTATTTTGACCGCAATCAGTTTGCTCGGGAGCTGGGAGATATCGAGTGCATGTTTTCCTTGGGATGTGTGGGACCGCGCACTTTTGCCGACTGTCCCTATCGTCTGTGGGTTAATCATGTAAGCTGGCCGGTTAAGGCCAATACACCTTGTATTGGTTGTACCAACCCGGATTTCCCCGATGGTTCCACGCCGTTTTTTAGCCCTCTGCCGCAAAAGAGTACAGAGCCGGCACCGTCAACACTTCCGACCGGGAAAGGAGAATAG